From the Corallococcus exiguus genome, the window CGGGCAACTCGTCCGCGAGCACGCTGTCTTCCGAGAGGCCTTCGGACTTATCTGATTCAGATGAGGGGATGCTTCAGGGCCCGTACGGCACGGCGGGAGAGCGCCCGCCCGCCTCGTGGCCCTCCACAACACTGACATACCGGCAGTCCATTCCTGTTCACTTGAAGAGAATGGCTTGCACCCCGTCCTGGACCTTCGTCCAACGTCTGCGTTGGACGGTTCCAGGAAGCAACGCAAACAATGTATTCAGGATGCAGGAAATCGTAGACTGATGCGCGTTCGCCGTACGCCATGTCCACGCTCCCTTCGACGTCCACACCGCTCCGGATCGCCGCCATCGCCACCGCCTGTGCGGCGCTCATGGGCCTGGTCGCGGCCTGGAGCGAAAGCCAGTCAGCGGGTGTCCGCATCGCCCTGCTGGTGGCGAGCGCCTTCGGACTGGCGGTGGCGGGCGCGGTGGCCGCTCTTCGCGCGGTGGCCCGGAGTGAGCGTGACTGCGCCCGGCTGCTCGACAAGGCGGATGACGCGCGGGCGCTGCGCGACGCGGTGATGGACATCACACCGGTGGGCTTCGCGTTCTACGACCGCGACCTGCGCTACGTGCACGTCAACGCCGCGCTCGCCGCGATGAACGGCCTGCTGGTGGAGGCGCACCTGGGCCGCCATGTCTCGGAGGTGCTGCCGGAGCTGGGCACGATGCTCGGGCCCGGCTTCAAGAGCGAGGACCTGCCCCACGTCTTCGAGCCCTTCTTCAGCAAGCGTCGAGGAGGGACCGGGTTGGGTCTGTCCATCGTCCAGCGCATCCTGGAGGAGCACCAGGGGCGCATTCGCCTGTCCAATCACCCCCAGGGAGGCGCGGAGGTGACCATCCTGCTGCCCGCCCTTTTCCCCGCCGTTCACACCGGCCCAACTCCGCAGTCACAGGTGTCATGACCCGCACCCGCATCCTGCTCGTGGACGACGAGCCCGGCGTCCGTCTGGGTATGAAGGGATACCTCACCCAGCATGGCTTCGACGTGGATGAAGCCACCAGCGTCGCCGAGGCCCAGGAGGGCTTCCGCTCACACCGGCCCGACGTGGCCGTCATCGATTACCGCCTGCCGGACGGCACGGCACTGGAGTTGTTGCCCCGGCTCAAGGAGATGGACGCGGCGGTGCCCCTGGTGGTGCTGACCGGGCACGGCTCCATTGAATTGGCGGTGCAGGCCGTGAAGGAAGGCGCCGAACAATTCCTCACCAAGCCGCTGGAGCTGGCGGTGCTCAAGGTGGTGCTGGAGCGGCTCGTGGCCCAGCGCCGCGAGCGGCAGCGGCTCCTGGCGGACCGCTCGCGCGCGGTGCGCACGCAGGTGGACCCCTTCCTGGGCAACAGCCTCGCCATCCGCGCGCTGCGCGACCAGGCGGAGCGCGTGCGCGAGAGCGACAGCCCGGTGCTCGTCACGGGCGAGACGGGCAGCGGCAAGAGCGTGCTCGCGCGCTGGCTGCATGAAGGCGGGCCGCGCCAGGAGTCCCCCTTCGTGGACCTGAACTGCGCGGCGCTGTCCAAGGACCTGCTGGACTCGGAGTTGTTCGGCCACGAAAAGGGCGCCTTCACCAGCGCGGTGGCCGCGAAGCCGGGCCTGCTGGAGGTGGCGGACCGGGGCACGCTGTTCCTGGATGAAGTGGGCGACATGGACGTGGCCGTCCAGCCCAAGCTGCTCAAGGTGCTGGAGGAGAAGCGCTTCCGGCGCCTGGGCGAAGTGAAGGACCGGCGCGTGGACGTGAGGCTCGTGGCCGCCACGCACCAGGACCTTCAGCTGGCCGCGCGTGAGAAGCGCTTCCGAAGCGACCTGTACTTCCGCATCAGCACGCTCATCCTCCACGTGCCGCCACTGCGTGAGCGCGCGGAGGACGTGCCGGTGCTCGCGAGCCACTTCCTGGCGGAGATGGGCGCGCACCGCGGCCGCGGCCAGGTGGAGCTGGAGCCCGACGCGGAGCGAGCCCTCATGGCCTACAGCTGGCCGGGCAACATCCGCGAGCTGCGCAACGTGCTGGAGCGCGCGGTGCTCCTGTCCGGCACGTCGCGACTGTCGCGCAGCGCCCTGCGCTTCGAGTCCCTGCTCCCTACGGAGGAGCCGCTGGGCGAGGACCTCACGCTGGAGGAGCTGGAGCACCGCCACATCGAGCGCGTGCTGGCGCGCGAGGGCGGCCACGTGGAGCGCGCGGCGACGAAGCTGGGCATCTCCCGCAGCTCGCTCTACGCGAAGCTCAAGGGGTGGCAGCACAAGGGGACCTGACGTCCGCGCTTCCGTTTTCGAGACGCTTTTCATCTCAACTTGAGACAGCCGAGACACGCTCGCGCCCCGGCTTCGTGCTCGTGGCGGCGGCGCGGTTCGTGCTCTCGCCTCCGGTGAAATCCAGCCCGGGGCGTACCGAATGAATCACTTCCAGGACGGCACGAAGGACCCGACGAAGGTGCGGGTCCTCTTCGTTGCCTGGTTTCTCCGCGAGGACCGGCGGTGGCTGGGCGCGTTCCTCCCGCCAGAGCGCTTCGAGTGCTCCTACGTGGGCCTGGAGGAGGCTGTCGACTCGACCCGGAAGCGCACGCCCTGGAAGAAGTGGTGGCAGTTCTTCCGCCTGGCGCTGAAGGCCCGGCGGGAGCTGGCCCGGCATCCCCAGGATCTCATCGTCACGGCCTTCCCACAGGTGGGTTTCACCGTGGGGCTCGTGAACCTGCTGACCTTCGTGCGCACCCCGCACGTCATCTGGTACTTCAACTGCGGCCATGAGTACCGGGGGCTCCGCAAGTGGCTGTCGCGGCTCGCGTACCGGGGCGTGGACCGATGCCTCGTCTACACGCGGCACGAGCGCTCGGTCTATGCGCGCGTCTTCGCCCTGCCGAAGTCCCGCTTCCAGTTCACGCACCTGACCGGCGCGGAGCTGAAGGCGGAGGACTTCCGCGGAGCGCGTGAGGACTTCGCGCTGGCGCCGCGCTACATCGCCGCGCTGGGCTCGTCGGGCCGCGACTACGGCACCCTCCTGCGGGCCGTCGAAGGCCTGTCCCTGCAGCTCGTCATCGTCGCGCACCCCCATGCGCTCCCGCCCGGGCCCGTGCCTCCGAACGTCAAGGTCCTCACCAGCATCCCCCAGCAGGACTATCTGCGGATCATCGCGGAGGCGGAGCTGGTGGCCATCCCCGTCAACAACCGGGAGACGGCGAGCGGACAGATGACCTTGATCCAGGCCATGGCGCTGGGCGTTCCCGTGGTGGCCACGCGGTGCATCGGGACCGAGGACTACATCCGCCACGGAGCGAATGGCTGGTTCGTCGAGATGGGGGACGTGGAGGAGTGGCGGCGCACCCTGCGCTCCATCCTGGACGACCCCGAGGAGCGACAACGGCTGGCCACCGAGGCCCTGCGCTTTGCCCGGGAGCGCTTCACGGACCGGACCGGCGCCCGCGTGCTGGCGGCGCTCGCCGAGGAACTGTCCACGCCCCCTGCAATTTTTTACAACCAGACACACTCCTCGACAGCGACACCAGAATCAGACGCCGAGCATTCCAAAGACAGACGCATCTGAGTATGATTGCGCGGCAACCCTCACGGAGGACGCATGCGCACGTTCCTGATTGGCGGTCTGCTGGCGATGGC encodes:
- a CDS encoding sigma-54-dependent transcriptional regulator — protein: MTRTRILLVDDEPGVRLGMKGYLTQHGFDVDEATSVAEAQEGFRSHRPDVAVIDYRLPDGTALELLPRLKEMDAAVPLVVLTGHGSIELAVQAVKEGAEQFLTKPLELAVLKVVLERLVAQRRERQRLLADRSRAVRTQVDPFLGNSLAIRALRDQAERVRESDSPVLVTGETGSGKSVLARWLHEGGPRQESPFVDLNCAALSKDLLDSELFGHEKGAFTSAVAAKPGLLEVADRGTLFLDEVGDMDVAVQPKLLKVLEEKRFRRLGEVKDRRVDVRLVAATHQDLQLAAREKRFRSDLYFRISTLILHVPPLRERAEDVPVLASHFLAEMGAHRGRGQVELEPDAERALMAYSWPGNIRELRNVLERAVLLSGTSRLSRSALRFESLLPTEEPLGEDLTLEELEHRHIERVLAREGGHVERAATKLGISRSSLYAKLKGWQHKGT
- a CDS encoding ATP-binding protein, producing MSTLPSTSTPLRIAAIATACAALMGLVAAWSESQSAGVRIALLVASAFGLAVAGAVAALRAVARSERDCARLLDKADDARALRDAVMDITPVGFAFYDRDLRYVHVNAALAAMNGLLVEAHLGRHVSEVLPELGTMLGPGFKSEDLPHVFEPFFSKRRGGTGLGLSIVQRILEEHQGRIRLSNHPQGGAEVTILLPALFPAVHTGPTPQSQVS
- a CDS encoding glycosyltransferase family 4 protein, translated to MNHFQDGTKDPTKVRVLFVAWFLREDRRWLGAFLPPERFECSYVGLEEAVDSTRKRTPWKKWWQFFRLALKARRELARHPQDLIVTAFPQVGFTVGLVNLLTFVRTPHVIWYFNCGHEYRGLRKWLSRLAYRGVDRCLVYTRHERSVYARVFALPKSRFQFTHLTGAELKAEDFRGAREDFALAPRYIAALGSSGRDYGTLLRAVEGLSLQLVIVAHPHALPPGPVPPNVKVLTSIPQQDYLRIIAEAELVAIPVNNRETASGQMTLIQAMALGVPVVATRCIGTEDYIRHGANGWFVEMGDVEEWRRTLRSILDDPEERQRLATEALRFARERFTDRTGARVLAALAEELSTPPAIFYNQTHSSTATPESDAEHSKDRRI